A portion of the Calothrix sp. 336/3 genome contains these proteins:
- a CDS encoding U32 family peptidase has product MPVDIQTPQRPELLAPAGNWECAKAAVENGADAIYFGLDKFNARMRAENFTEADLPELMTYLHSRGVKGYVTLNTLIFPQELRAAQHYLRSIIAAGVDAVIVQDIGICRLIRHLSPDFPIHASTQMTITSVAGVEFAEELGCNLVVLARECSLKEIDKIQQHLAYRQTSLPLEVFVHGALCVAYSGQCLTSEALGGRSANRGECAQACRMPYELIADGETVYLGDKKYLLSPQDLAGLDVLPDLVKSGVSCLKIEGRLKSAEYVASVTRVYREALDRVEVSQNSPEEIPENLEATAEISDSQGEIARERYQLEMAFSRGLYTGWFGGINNQELVHARFGKKRGVYLGEVTRVREGQVAIKLGAAGAIARKSSLESVIKPGDGVVFDSGNPQTQEEGGRVYGVQQQGREAILTFGRDNVNWRRVQVGDKLWKTSDPELDKQVRQSFAGDVPQFQRPVAMEVYGKVGEQLRAIARDQLGNIVLLDSDILLVAAHTKPLTTEKLREQLGRLGNTSLRLTNLDNHLQGNVMLPVSELNRMRREIVARLEKLRSQPPRWQLNNHASLKDILPSPETLSPIPSPTNLIVLVRNLRQLQAILDRNMDSSSFAEIGGGGIPIHTIYCEFADQRQYRQAVKMVRERENSAYQIFVAPPRITKPGENWILQQVKSAGADGYLVRNYDHLQFFAGDNCVGDFSLNVANPLSADYLKNKYGLQRLTASYDLNIQQLTDLLQHTPPSWFEVTIHQHMPMFHMEHCVFCAFLSDGTDYTNCDRPCEKHQVKLRDRVGTEHILQADVGCRNTVFNGTAQTGAEYVQHLIDLGLRDFRIEFVDESPEEVQLIIHKYQQLLRGDISGSQLWRELKLQNQLGVTRGSIGAGHWKN; this is encoded by the coding sequence ATGCCAGTCGATATCCAAACACCTCAACGTCCAGAACTTCTTGCACCTGCGGGAAATTGGGAATGTGCAAAAGCTGCCGTGGAAAATGGTGCTGATGCCATATACTTTGGTTTGGATAAGTTCAACGCCAGAATGCGGGCAGAAAATTTCACCGAAGCAGATTTACCGGAGTTGATGACATATCTGCATAGTCGTGGGGTGAAGGGTTATGTAACTTTAAACACCTTAATTTTTCCCCAGGAATTGAGAGCCGCCCAACATTATCTACGCTCAATTATTGCGGCGGGAGTGGATGCTGTCATTGTTCAGGATATCGGTATTTGTCGTTTAATTCGTCACCTTTCCCCAGATTTTCCCATCCATGCATCTACTCAGATGACAATTACCAGCGTTGCAGGCGTGGAATTTGCGGAGGAACTGGGGTGTAATTTAGTTGTGTTGGCGCGGGAATGCTCCCTCAAGGAAATTGATAAAATTCAGCAACATTTGGCATATCGACAAACTTCCCTACCCCTAGAGGTATTTGTCCATGGGGCGCTCTGTGTTGCCTATTCTGGGCAGTGTCTCACCAGCGAAGCTCTGGGAGGACGCTCGGCAAACCGGGGAGAATGTGCCCAAGCTTGCCGGATGCCCTATGAGTTAATTGCTGATGGCGAAACGGTTTATTTAGGTGATAAAAAATACTTACTCAGCCCTCAGGATTTGGCGGGATTGGATGTTTTACCTGATTTGGTGAAGTCGGGTGTGAGCTGTTTAAAAATTGAGGGACGGTTGAAGTCTGCGGAGTACGTAGCGAGTGTGACGCGGGTTTATCGGGAAGCTTTAGATCGGGTGGAAGTCAGTCAAAATTCCCCAGAAGAAATTCCGGAAAATCTGGAAGCAACGGCAGAAATTTCAGATTCCCAGGGAGAAATCGCACGGGAACGTTATCAATTGGAAATGGCTTTTTCCCGTGGGTTATATACGGGGTGGTTTGGGGGTATTAATAATCAGGAGTTGGTTCACGCAAGATTTGGCAAGAAACGGGGAGTATATTTAGGGGAAGTTACCCGTGTGCGTGAGGGACAGGTAGCAATAAAGTTGGGTGCTGCTGGGGCGATCGCCAGAAAATCATCCCTAGAGTCAGTAATCAAACCGGGTGATGGGGTAGTATTTGACAGTGGCAATCCCCAAACCCAGGAAGAGGGGGGACGAGTCTATGGAGTACAGCAGCAAGGTAGGGAAGCAATTCTGACTTTTGGTAGGGATAATGTGAATTGGCGACGGGTGCAGGTTGGTGATAAATTATGGAAAACTAGTGACCCGGAATTAGATAAGCAGGTTAGGCAGAGTTTTGCTGGAGATGTCCCCCAGTTTCAACGTCCGGTAGCCATGGAAGTATACGGGAAAGTGGGAGAACAATTGCGGGCGATCGCTCGTGATCAATTGGGTAACATTGTCTTGCTAGACTCGGATATACTCCTAGTTGCTGCCCATACTAAACCCCTGACTACGGAGAAGTTGCGGGAACAATTGGGACGTTTGGGTAATACTTCTTTGCGTTTAACTAATCTCGATAACCATCTCCAGGGTAATGTTATGTTACCTGTGAGTGAGTTAAATCGAATGCGTCGAGAAATTGTGGCTAGGTTGGAGAAATTACGCAGTCAACCCCCCCGATGGCAGTTAAATAATCACGCATCTCTCAAGGATATTTTACCGAGTCCTGAAACCCTATCTCCGATTCCGAGTCCGACAAATTTGATTGTTTTGGTACGCAATTTACGGCAATTGCAGGCAATTCTCGACAGAAATATGGATTCGAGTAGTTTTGCAGAGATAGGGGGGGGAGGAATTCCCATCCATACTATTTATTGTGAGTTTGCCGATCAGCGTCAGTATCGTCAAGCAGTGAAAATGGTACGGGAAAGGGAGAATTCTGCTTACCAAATCTTTGTTGCACCACCGAGAATTACTAAACCAGGGGAAAATTGGATTTTACAGCAGGTGAAGTCTGCGGGTGCGGATGGTTATTTGGTAAGAAATTATGACCATTTACAGTTTTTTGCCGGGGATAATTGTGTGGGAGATTTTTCTCTGAATGTGGCGAATCCCTTGAGCGCAGATTACTTGAAAAATAAATATGGTTTGCAAAGGCTGACCGCATCCTATGATTTAAATATTCAACAGTTAACAGATTTATTGCAACATACACCTCCTTCCTGGTTTGAAGTCACAATTCACCAACATATGCCCATGTTTCATATGGAACATTGCGTATTTTGTGCCTTTTTATCTGACGGGACAGATTATACTAATTGCGATCGCCCCTGTGAAAAACACCAGGTGAAATTACGTGACAGGGTGGGAACTGAACATATTCTGCAAGCAGATGTCGGTTGTCGCAATACAGTATTTAATGGCACTGCCCAAACCGGAGCCGAATACGTACAGCACCTGATAGACTTGGGTTTACGAGATTTTCGCATAGAGTTTGTGGATGAATCACCAGAAGAGGTGCAGCTAATTATACATAAGTATCAGCAATTATTAAGGGGAGATATTAGTGGTTCGCAACTTTGGCGAGAATTAAAATTACAGAATCAACTCGGTGTCACCCGTGGAAGCATCGGTGCGGGACATTGGAAGAATTAA